One window of the Runella slithyformis DSM 19594 genome contains the following:
- the alaS gene encoding alanine--tRNA ligase, whose amino-acid sequence MTSHEIRQAFLDFFKSKGHLIVPSAPLVAKNDPTLMFNNSGMAQFKDFFLGNGTPPSKRIADTQKCLRVSGKHNDLEDVGFDTYHHTMFEMLGNWSFGDYFKKEALAWSWELLTEVYKLPKDRIYVSVFKGDEKDGVPFDQEAWDIWKEMVGEDRIILGNKKDNFWEMGDTGPCGPCSEIHIDLRDQAEVDAKSGKELVNADHPQVVEIWNNVFMQFERKADGSLITLPAKHVDTGMGFERLCMAIQGKKSNYDTDIFQNTIQVIEKMCGKQYGLNGTLNTTDYTDIAMRVIADHLRAVSFAIADGQLPSNAKAGYVIRRILRRAIRYGYSYLGFTEPFMCRLVPVLAEQFKDVFPELKAQEDFVTRVVHEEEKSFLRTLEAGIKRFELISAQTPAGEIIDGEVVFELSDTFGFPVDLTALLAKEKGYKIDEAGYEKALAEQKNRSRQDAAKEATDWVEVSEGGDFEFLGYDTLEATAQIVKYRKVKTKAGEEYHIVLDRTPFYAEMGGQVGDSGELRVTNDEVRSINIVDTKKENDLFVHISRDKNLEEILNTPHLSLIARVDAHRRQNIMRNHTATHLMLAGLRKVLGTHIVQKGSYQNDEVTRFDFSHFAKVTDEELKQVEDIVNAKIRANIAQKTYVNVPIDEAIKKGATATFGEKYGDFVRVVEFDPQFSVELCGGTHVPFTGEIALFKFTSEGSVSAGVRRVEAVTGEKALELWNEELRITNTLRDMFKGQKDLVKAVEGLIAEKTALQKRIEALENEKLQQTKQNLLAEAETKGDISVIIARVDVANADALKSLAYQLKEQLTTCYIVLGTVLSGKPQLAVMLSEDLVAQGKHAGNIVKDLAKEVKGGGGGQPFFATAGGSDANGLEAALAKAKTIL is encoded by the coding sequence ATGACTTCTCACGAAATCCGCCAAGCGTTTTTAGACTTTTTTAAGAGTAAAGGCCACCTCATTGTGCCCTCGGCACCGCTTGTGGCCAAAAATGACCCCACGCTCATGTTCAACAACTCGGGCATGGCGCAGTTCAAAGATTTCTTTTTGGGGAACGGCACGCCGCCGAGCAAGCGTATTGCCGATACGCAGAAATGCCTGCGCGTGAGCGGTAAGCACAACGACCTCGAAGACGTAGGTTTTGATACTTACCACCATACCATGTTTGAGATGCTGGGCAACTGGTCGTTTGGCGATTATTTCAAAAAAGAAGCCTTGGCGTGGTCGTGGGAATTGCTCACGGAAGTCTATAAACTGCCCAAAGATCGCATTTACGTATCCGTTTTTAAGGGCGACGAAAAAGACGGCGTTCCTTTTGACCAAGAGGCGTGGGATATTTGGAAAGAAATGGTGGGCGAAGACCGCATTATTCTGGGAAATAAAAAAGATAATTTCTGGGAAATGGGCGACACCGGCCCCTGCGGACCGTGCTCGGAAATCCATATTGACCTCCGCGACCAAGCTGAAGTCGACGCCAAATCCGGCAAAGAACTCGTCAACGCCGACCACCCGCAAGTGGTAGAGATCTGGAACAACGTATTCATGCAGTTTGAACGCAAAGCCGACGGCTCTCTGATTACGTTGCCTGCCAAACACGTCGATACCGGCATGGGTTTCGAGCGCCTTTGTATGGCCATTCAGGGCAAAAAATCAAACTACGACACCGATATTTTCCAAAATACCATTCAGGTCATTGAGAAAATGTGCGGTAAACAATACGGCCTAAACGGCACGCTCAACACGACCGATTATACTGACATCGCCATGCGCGTCATTGCCGACCACCTGCGTGCGGTTAGCTTCGCCATTGCCGACGGCCAATTGCCCTCCAACGCCAAAGCAGGTTACGTAATTCGCCGCATTCTGCGCCGGGCCATTCGCTATGGATATTCGTATTTGGGCTTCACGGAGCCGTTTATGTGCCGGTTGGTGCCGGTGTTGGCTGAGCAGTTCAAAGATGTTTTCCCCGAACTCAAAGCGCAGGAAGATTTTGTGACGCGGGTAGTACATGAGGAAGAAAAGAGCTTTCTGCGTACGCTTGAAGCGGGTATCAAACGCTTTGAACTCATCAGCGCCCAAACGCCGGCGGGCGAAATTATTGACGGAGAAGTGGTCTTTGAATTGTCCGATACCTTCGGGTTTCCGGTGGATCTAACGGCTTTGTTGGCCAAAGAAAAAGGCTACAAAATCGACGAAGCCGGCTACGAAAAAGCCCTGGCCGAACAGAAAAACCGCAGCCGTCAGGACGCAGCCAAAGAAGCTACCGATTGGGTAGAAGTAAGCGAAGGCGGCGATTTTGAGTTCTTAGGATATGATACGCTTGAAGCCACGGCCCAAATCGTCAAATACCGCAAAGTAAAAACCAAAGCGGGCGAAGAATACCACATCGTGCTCGACCGTACGCCGTTTTACGCCGAAATGGGAGGACAGGTAGGCGATTCGGGGGAATTACGAGTGACGAATGACGAAGTACGAAGTATCAATATCGTCGATACGAAGAAAGAAAATGATCTGTTTGTTCATATTTCGAGAGATAAGAATTTAGAAGAAATACTCAACACTCCTCACTTATCACTCATCGCTCGTGTAGACGCTCACCGCCGCCAAAACATCATGCGCAACCACACGGCTACGCACCTGATGCTGGCCGGATTGCGGAAGGTATTGGGTACGCACATTGTACAGAAAGGTTCGTACCAAAACGACGAAGTGACGCGCTTTGACTTTTCACACTTTGCCAAAGTCACCGATGAAGAACTGAAACAGGTGGAAGACATCGTCAATGCCAAGATCCGCGCCAACATTGCCCAAAAAACCTACGTCAACGTACCGATCGATGAAGCCATCAAAAAAGGCGCAACGGCCACGTTTGGGGAAAAATACGGTGACTTTGTCCGTGTCGTAGAGTTTGATCCGCAGTTTTCGGTCGAGCTTTGCGGAGGTACCCACGTACCTTTTACGGGCGAGATCGCCCTTTTCAAATTTACGTCCGAAGGCTCGGTCTCGGCGGGCGTACGCCGCGTGGAAGCCGTAACGGGTGAGAAAGCGTTGGAATTATGGAATGAAGAATTACGGATTACCAATACGCTTCGCGATATGTTCAAAGGGCAAAAAGACCTTGTGAAAGCCGTTGAGGGGCTAATCGCCGAAAAAACAGCCTTACAAAAACGCATCGAAGCCCTGGAAAACGAGAAATTACAGCAAACAAAACAAAATTTGCTGGCTGAGGCGGAAACCAAAGGTGATATTTCTGTCATCATTGCGCGGGTAGACGTTGCCAACGCCGATGCGCTTAAATCGTTGGCCTACCAATTGAAAGAGCAACTCACCACCTGCTATATCGTACTCGGTACTGTACTGAGCGGCAAGCCGCAACTGGCGGTGATGCTTTCGGAAGATTTGGTCGCGCAGGGTAAACACGCCGGTAACATTGTTAAAGACCTCGCCAAAGAAGTAAAAGGCGGCGGCGGCGGACAGCCTTTCTTTGCCACTGCCGGCGGCTCGGATGCCAATGGGCTTGAGGCGGCATTGGCGAAAGCGAAGACGATTCTTTAA
- a CDS encoding Gfo/Idh/MocA family protein yields the protein MQTSRRDFIRSASVLTGSGLFSFAPLELLASQRKRVSANEKVQLGVIGCNGMGWSDLRSHLQLSDVECVALADVDQNVLDRRAADVEKAQGKRPQLYKDYRKMLENKDIDAVIIGTPDHWHCLALTDSLAAGKHVYCEKPLANSIEECNIMLAAAKRSNKIIQIGQWQRSGSHYEKAIEYVRSGKLGNIRLVKVWAYQGWMEPVAIKPDSAVPAGVDYDMWLGPAKKRPFNANRFHFNFRWFWDYAGGLMTDWGVHEIDIALYAMNAKAPKSVMASGGKLAYPDDASETPDTLQTVYEYEGFNMLWEHATGIDGGNYGLTEGIAFIGNNGTVVLHRGGWMLYPETKTQNGIKVYKIDDIPDQARNGEYLNDHTKNFIQAIKDNNPKILKCGIETGSIAAINAHMGNIAYKTGRKVYWDATTGAFKNDAEANALIKAHYHNGWQLPKGV from the coding sequence ATGCAAACTTCCCGCAGAGATTTTATACGTTCGGCGTCTGTATTGACAGGCTCCGGACTCTTTTCATTTGCTCCGTTAGAGCTCTTGGCCAGCCAACGCAAACGCGTTTCCGCTAATGAAAAAGTGCAGTTGGGTGTCATTGGTTGCAATGGCATGGGCTGGTCTGACTTGCGTTCGCACCTTCAGCTGAGCGACGTGGAATGCGTAGCCCTCGCCGATGTAGATCAAAATGTGCTGGACCGCCGCGCCGCTGACGTAGAAAAAGCCCAGGGCAAACGTCCGCAGTTGTACAAAGACTACCGCAAAATGCTCGAGAACAAAGACATCGATGCGGTGATTATCGGTACACCGGACCATTGGCATTGCCTGGCCCTGACCGATTCGTTGGCCGCCGGCAAGCATGTGTATTGTGAAAAACCGCTGGCCAATTCCATTGAAGAATGTAACATCATGCTGGCCGCCGCCAAACGTTCCAATAAGATCATTCAGATCGGCCAATGGCAGCGCAGCGGCTCGCACTACGAAAAAGCCATCGAATACGTGCGCTCGGGCAAATTGGGCAATATCCGTTTGGTGAAAGTATGGGCGTATCAGGGCTGGATGGAACCGGTCGCTATAAAACCCGACAGTGCAGTGCCGGCGGGCGTCGATTATGACATGTGGCTCGGACCCGCCAAAAAACGCCCTTTCAACGCCAATCGTTTCCACTTCAATTTCCGTTGGTTTTGGGATTACGCCGGCGGGTTGATGACCGACTGGGGCGTACACGAAATTGACATTGCGCTCTACGCCATGAATGCCAAAGCCCCTAAATCCGTGATGGCTTCGGGTGGAAAACTGGCCTACCCCGACGATGCCTCCGAAACCCCTGATACGCTGCAAACCGTGTACGAATACGAAGGTTTTAACATGTTGTGGGAACACGCCACGGGTATCGACGGCGGTAACTATGGCCTCACCGAAGGAATTGCTTTTATTGGAAACAACGGTACGGTGGTACTGCACCGGGGCGGTTGGATGCTGTACCCGGAAACCAAAACCCAAAACGGCATTAAAGTCTATAAAATTGACGATATTCCCGATCAGGCACGTAACGGCGAATACCTCAACGACCACACCAAAAATTTTATTCAGGCCATCAAAGACAATAATCCGAAAATCCTGAAATGCGGCATCGAAACGGGCAGCATCGCCGCCATCAATGCCCACATGGGAAATATCGCCTACAAAACAGGGCGCAAAGTCTATTGGGATGCCACAACGGGTGCTTTTAAAAATGATGCAGAGGCCAATGCACTCATTAAAGCTCATTACCACAACGGCTGGCAATTGCCGAAAGGAGTGTAA
- a CDS encoding serine hydrolase domain-containing protein, whose product MKLTFLLSFIILFSDTPLLFAQSYKPPVFTDTERLKKIEAVLPTLDKIYKEYAEKSHFPGFTYGVVVDGKLIHTGSTGYTDVSKKTAANPQSLFRIASMSKSFTAMAILQLRDAGKLNLDDRADRYIPEMKNTKLLTADSPPITIRHLLTHAAGFPEDNPWGDRQLADTNEELLKLMQSQVAFSNAPGVAYEYSNLGITLLGYIIQKVSGKTYQQFINENIFKPLGMTHTKWEYTEVPADKLAHGYRWRDGQWVEEPLLHDGAYGAMGGLITSIEDFSKYMALHLAAWPPKDDIDNGPLKRSSIREMHQPWNISGFAPQFKYASGRPCGTVSAYCYGLNWMRDCEGREYVGHSGGLPGFGSNWRILPQYGIGVVAFANLTYASTVPINLKVLDTLIISAQLQPRQLPASDILKKRQKDLTQLLPDWKNAEASGLFAENFFADYSLDALKKESAALFEKAGKIVIVKEIVPENQLRGRYILEGEKANLWVSFTLTPENPPLIQEYHIGEVKK is encoded by the coding sequence ATGAAACTTACCTTTTTACTTAGTTTTATTATCCTTTTTTCGGATACCCCCCTCCTCTTTGCCCAGTCCTACAAACCGCCCGTCTTTACCGATACGGAACGTTTAAAAAAAATCGAGGCGGTATTGCCGACGCTGGACAAAATTTACAAAGAATACGCCGAAAAAAGTCACTTTCCCGGGTTTACCTACGGCGTGGTCGTTGACGGTAAATTAATACATACGGGAAGTACGGGCTATACGGATGTCAGCAAAAAAACGGCAGCAAACCCCCAATCACTCTTTCGGATTGCTTCCATGAGCAAGAGCTTTACCGCGATGGCCATTTTGCAACTGCGCGACGCAGGCAAACTCAATCTGGACGACCGCGCCGACAGGTACATTCCCGAAATGAAAAATACCAAACTGCTCACCGCCGATTCTCCCCCCATCACCATTCGTCACCTGCTGACACACGCGGCGGGTTTTCCGGAGGACAATCCGTGGGGCGACCGCCAATTGGCCGATACTAATGAGGAATTGCTGAAACTGATGCAAAGTCAGGTGGCCTTTTCCAATGCACCGGGTGTGGCCTATGAGTACAGTAACCTCGGTATCACGCTGTTGGGCTACATTATTCAAAAAGTATCGGGAAAAACCTACCAGCAATTCATCAACGAAAATATCTTCAAGCCCCTCGGCATGACCCACACAAAATGGGAATATACCGAAGTACCGGCCGATAAGCTCGCGCACGGCTACCGTTGGCGCGACGGACAATGGGTAGAAGAGCCCCTCCTCCACGACGGAGCCTATGGGGCCATGGGCGGGCTAATCACCTCCATTGAAGATTTCAGCAAATACATGGCGCTGCATTTGGCCGCCTGGCCTCCCAAAGACGATATTGATAACGGGCCACTCAAACGCAGTTCCATCCGCGAAATGCACCAACCCTGGAACATCAGCGGTTTTGCTCCGCAGTTCAAATACGCAAGCGGCCGGCCCTGCGGCACGGTTTCAGCCTATTGCTACGGTCTCAATTGGATGCGCGACTGCGAAGGGCGTGAGTATGTGGGCCACAGCGGCGGCTTGCCGGGCTTTGGCAGCAATTGGCGTATTTTACCCCAATACGGCATCGGAGTGGTGGCTTTTGCCAACCTTACCTATGCTTCTACGGTACCCATTAACCTAAAAGTGTTGGATACGCTCATCATCAGTGCCCAACTGCAGCCGCGTCAATTGCCCGCTTCCGATATTCTCAAAAAACGCCAAAAAGACTTGACCCAACTCCTGCCCGACTGGAAAAATGCCGAAGCGAGCGGGCTGTTTGCCGAAAATTTCTTTGCAGACTATTCCTTGGACGCCTTGAAAAAAGAGTCCGCCGCGTTGTTTGAAAAAGCGGGTAAAATCGTCATTGTAAAAGAAATTGTTCCCGAAAATCAATTACGTGGCCGTTACATTTTAGAAGGTGAAAAAGCCAATCTTTGGGTCTCGTTTACCCTTACGCCCGAAAATCCGCCCCTGATCCAGGAGTATCATATCGGGGAAGTGAAAAAATAG
- a CDS encoding AIR synthase-related protein, giving the protein MTERYLQRGVSASKEDVHRAIANLDKGLFPKAFCKIVPDTLAGDPEYCTIMHADGAGTKTSLAYLYWKETGDLSVWRGIAQDSIVMNTDDLICVGATGPMLISSSIDRNKNKIPGDVISEIINGTEEVLEMLRSHGVEIYSTGGETADVGDLVRTITVNSTIIARMKRADVISNDTIQTGDVIVGLASFGQASYETTYNGGMGSNGLTSARHDVLDSYLAPKYPESFDPEVHSALVYSGSKRLTDAVGGTPVNVGQLILSPTRTYAPFAKTLLDELRPQIHGMVHCSGGAQTKVLHFIDNLHVVKDNLFPIPPLFKLIQAESGTSWQEMYKVFNMGHRLEVYLSETHAQRVIEIAQSFGIDAQIIGRVEANEGKKVTVRSEFGEFVYE; this is encoded by the coding sequence ATGACTGAACGTTACCTCCAACGCGGCGTATCCGCTTCCAAAGAAGATGTACACCGCGCCATTGCCAACCTTGATAAAGGACTTTTTCCAAAAGCATTCTGCAAAATCGTTCCCGATACCCTCGCCGGTGACCCGGAGTACTGTACCATTATGCACGCCGACGGTGCCGGTACCAAAACCTCATTGGCGTATCTGTATTGGAAAGAAACGGGCGATTTGTCGGTGTGGCGCGGCATTGCGCAGGATTCCATCGTGATGAATACCGACGACCTTATCTGCGTAGGTGCCACGGGTCCGATGCTGATTTCTTCGAGCATTGACCGCAATAAAAACAAGATTCCGGGAGATGTTATTTCAGAGATCATTAACGGCACCGAAGAAGTATTGGAAATGCTGCGCAGTCATGGTGTGGAGATTTACAGCACCGGCGGCGAAACCGCCGATGTGGGCGATCTGGTACGGACCATTACGGTCAACAGTACGATCATTGCCCGCATGAAACGCGCCGATGTGATTTCAAACGATACCATTCAGACAGGAGATGTCATCGTAGGTTTGGCTTCTTTCGGACAGGCTTCATACGAAACTACCTACAACGGCGGCATGGGCAGCAACGGCCTTACCTCCGCCCGTCACGATGTGTTAGACAGTTACCTGGCGCCCAAATACCCGGAAAGTTTTGACCCGGAAGTACACAGTGCTTTGGTGTACAGCGGCTCCAAACGCCTCACCGACGCCGTGGGCGGTACGCCTGTCAACGTTGGGCAACTGATCCTTTCTCCCACACGCACCTACGCTCCTTTTGCCAAAACACTGCTGGACGAACTCCGCCCGCAGATTCACGGCATGGTACATTGCAGCGGCGGTGCTCAAACCAAAGTCCTGCATTTTATTGATAACCTGCACGTTGTCAAAGACAATCTGTTTCCGATTCCTCCGCTTTTCAAACTGATTCAGGCCGAAAGCGGCACGAGTTGGCAGGAAATGTACAAAGTCTTTAACATGGGCCACCGTTTGGAAGTATATCTTTCAGAAACCCATGCCCAACGCGTGATTGAAATCGCTCAATCATTCGGAATTGACGCCCAAATTATTGGCCGCGTAGAAGCCAATGAAGGTAAGAAAGTAACGGTAAGGAGCGAGTTTGGGGAATTTGTGTACGAGTAG
- a CDS encoding PQQ-dependent sugar dehydrogenase — protein MHINNTYIFCFFFLLFFTENQAQDPVLSLETYQTGFTRPTNIQSADDSRLFVSEIGGKIRIVQNNTILPTPFLDISAKVLDTQWAGINSFAFHPNYAENGRFYVLYIRKPDNMVQLSQFRRSVSDSNQASSTETPLLTIPHVLNTGHRGGAIHFGPDGYLYISTGDDADGGRGIIGDPLNNAQNLSNLFGKLLRIDVSSNNNTYTIPPGNPYQAPNDGIPDEIWARGLRNPWRLSFDRATGDLWIGDNGQDGWEEVNFLANNTPGGKNFGWRCYEGSHRYVQPVCEDSAAMTFPLHEYAGFANNGGTGASVIGGYVYRGTKYPVLYGHYVYADYATGKFRTLRRNPAGGYQNVLQSMTLPNPVSFGEDAAGELYTASFTTGTLYRLKAQTCPSALVLTALDPVKNPHTFQAAARITAHNAVLAQAKVDYTAAQSIELLPGFSASTGSVFKAVIAECPASSSAVPTGQK, from the coding sequence ATGCACATCAATAATACGTATATATTTTGCTTCTTTTTTCTCTTATTTTTTACAGAAAACCAAGCACAGGACCCGGTTCTTTCCCTTGAAACATACCAAACAGGATTTACCCGTCCCACCAATATTCAATCGGCGGACGACAGTCGACTGTTTGTTTCTGAAATCGGAGGGAAAATCAGAATTGTTCAAAATAACACCATCCTTCCCACCCCCTTTTTAGACATTAGTGCGAAAGTACTGGATACGCAATGGGCAGGTATTAACAGTTTTGCATTTCATCCAAACTACGCTGAAAACGGACGCTTTTATGTACTCTATATTCGCAAGCCTGACAATATGGTGCAGCTTTCTCAGTTTAGAAGGAGCGTGAGCGACAGCAACCAGGCCAGCAGCACCGAAACCCCTTTGCTCACCATCCCGCATGTACTCAATACCGGGCACCGCGGCGGAGCGATCCATTTCGGTCCCGATGGCTATTTGTACATTTCAACCGGTGATGACGCCGACGGTGGCCGGGGAATCATCGGCGACCCGCTCAACAATGCTCAAAACCTATCCAACCTTTTTGGCAAACTCCTTCGCATCGACGTCAGCAGTAATAATAACACCTACACCATCCCACCCGGCAATCCTTACCAAGCCCCCAACGACGGTATTCCGGATGAAATCTGGGCGCGCGGGCTGCGCAATCCCTGGCGCCTGAGCTTCGACCGCGCAACGGGCGACCTATGGATCGGCGATAATGGACAGGACGGTTGGGAAGAGGTTAATTTCTTAGCCAACAATACCCCCGGTGGCAAAAACTTCGGTTGGCGATGCTACGAAGGCAGTCATCGCTACGTACAACCTGTGTGCGAGGATTCTGCGGCAATGACGTTTCCCCTTCATGAATATGCCGGGTTTGCCAACAACGGCGGAACAGGCGCCTCGGTCATCGGAGGCTATGTTTATCGCGGAACAAAATATCCGGTGCTGTACGGCCACTATGTGTACGCCGACTATGCGACGGGCAAGTTTCGGACTTTGCGCCGAAACCCCGCGGGCGGTTATCAAAACGTTCTTCAATCCATGACGCTTCCCAATCCGGTCTCCTTTGGAGAAGATGCCGCCGGCGAACTGTACACCGCATCGTTTACGACCGGTACCCTTTACCGTCTGAAAGCCCAAACCTGCCCTTCAGCGCTGGTATTGACCGCCCTGGATCCTGTAAAAAACCCGCATACTTTTCAGGCCGCGGCTCGGATCACTGCGCATAATGCGGTGTTAGCTCAGGCAAAGGTTGATTATACGGCCGCACAATCCATTGAACTCTTGCCGGGATTCAGTGCATCGACAGGAAGTGTTTTTAAGGCTGTCATTGCCGAATGTCCCGCAAGCTCATCTGCCGTTCCGACAGGTCAGAAATAA
- a CDS encoding DUF4926 domain-containing protein: protein MKFDLFSTVLLAHDLPESGFCKGDVGTIVEQIPSANEHSDGYIVEFFDNGGNTIDVVPVLESDIMYPHSKMVVNYRDLENVA, encoded by the coding sequence ATGAAATTTGACCTATTTTCAACAGTATTATTAGCACATGACCTGCCGGAATCAGGTTTTTGTAAAGGAGATGTAGGGACGATTGTTGAGCAAATACCCTCAGCAAACGAACATTCTGATGGCTATATCGTAGAATTTTTTGACAACGGAGGTAATACCATAGATGTGGTTCCTGTTTTGGAATCAGACATTATGTACCCTCATTCTAAAATGGTTGTAAACTATCGTGATTTAGAAAATGTTGCCTGA